The following are encoded together in the Bacteroidota bacterium genome:
- a CDS encoding T9SS type A sorting domain-containing protein, translated as MKKLYILFFFAINFFQVNAQPFYSDAAGTFYNKCTSCHHPGGGTPFSMMNYSETSPWCALIQADVNKNKMAPWPPDTNYTRFLHERVLTASEKNKILNWTSNGCQQGDTTKAPFPPPTYPIYKLCGTPDTVLQIPTYTSTASSSDMYNCFSLPTGLTQTEWLRAYELIPGNPNIVHHVVMFVDTVGSSTSNLTGSCFTPPSGSYQMGAWAPGSSPTVFPGLAPLKAGMKINAGSKIVLQIHYPAGTAGQVDSTKIRLYFYPTGSTGIRRMYSTVDLQKWGFQILPNTTPTLTQTVSVTSTRSIFAVFPHSHLICDSIAIYATSGINTTKLVRVNKWDFKWQGFYTFPFMPKIPSGYVLNAVHRYNNTSSNPNNPYSPPQTIYSGYATTDEMLFDGFLWLNYQTGDENIDIGALLANDTLLNCTPPPYAMFSESADTICAGSCINFSDQSNNSPTYWNWNFQGGNPSSSAQQNPQNICYANAGIYNVTLTSGNVSGSTTNSKTITVLSCTGTNEKLSSGIFSYAQPNPFFESSRIIFSLPVAAFTSVEIYNMYGDKMKTIFSGGKNAGTHSAEWNGTNDAEQKVSAGIYFYNIRAMNFSSCGKILLSK; from the coding sequence ATGAAAAAACTTTACATTCTTTTTTTCTTCGCCATAAATTTTTTTCAGGTAAACGCGCAGCCGTTCTACAGCGATGCTGCAGGAACTTTTTACAACAAATGTACTTCCTGCCATCATCCCGGAGGAGGCACCCCCTTTTCCATGATGAATTATTCTGAAACTTCTCCCTGGTGTGCGCTCATTCAAGCCGATGTGAACAAAAATAAAATGGCTCCGTGGCCTCCGGATACAAACTACACACGCTTTCTGCATGAGCGCGTTCTCACAGCAAGCGAAAAAAATAAAATCCTCAATTGGACAAGCAACGGCTGTCAGCAGGGAGATACCACGAAAGCGCCTTTTCCTCCGCCCACCTATCCTATATATAAGCTTTGCGGAACTCCTGACACGGTGCTGCAAATTCCTACTTATACAAGTACAGCTTCATCGAGCGACATGTATAATTGTTTTTCACTTCCTACAGGATTGACTCAAACTGAATGGCTGCGCGCGTATGAACTTATTCCCGGCAATCCGAACATTGTGCATCATGTGGTAATGTTTGTAGATACGGTCGGAAGTTCAACCAGCAACTTAACCGGCTCGTGTTTCACTCCGCCATCCGGAAGTTATCAGATGGGCGCATGGGCGCCCGGTTCTTCTCCAACGGTTTTTCCCGGGCTTGCTCCGCTGAAAGCAGGAATGAAAATAAATGCCGGCTCAAAAATTGTTTTGCAGATTCATTATCCTGCAGGAACAGCGGGGCAAGTGGACAGCACAAAAATCAGATTGTACTTTTATCCTACAGGTTCTACCGGAATCCGCAGAATGTATTCCACAGTTGATTTGCAGAAATGGGGATTTCAAATTTTGCCAAACACAACTCCAACGCTTACGCAAACTGTTTCTGTAACTTCAACGCGCTCCATCTTTGCTGTGTTTCCTCACTCACATCTTATTTGTGACAGCATTGCTATTTATGCAACCTCTGGAATAAACACAACTAAACTTGTGCGAGTGAACAAATGGGATTTTAAATGGCAGGGATTTTATACGTTTCCGTTTATGCCGAAAATTCCTTCGGGCTACGTACTGAATGCAGTGCACCGCTACAATAATACAAGCAGCAATCCGAATAATCCATATAGCCCTCCGCAAACAATCTATTCCGGTTATGCAACAACTGATGAAATGCTTTTTGATGGTTTCCTGTGGCTCAATTACCAGACAGGCGATGAAAACATTGACATTGGCGCGCTGCTTGCCAATGATACATTGTTGAATTGCACTCCACCTCCTTATGCCATGTTCAGTGAAAGCGCTGATACCATATGCGCAGGCAGTTGCATAAATTTTTCAGACCAGAGCAATAATTCTCCTACTTATTGGAACTGGAATTTTCAGGGGGGAAATCCTTCCTCCTCCGCTCAGCAGAATCCGCAAAATATTTGTTATGCCAATGCAGGCATATATAATGTAACGCTCACTTCCGGTAATGTAAGCGGAAGCACAACAAACTCCAAAACAATTACTGTTTTATCTTGCACAGGAACAAATGAAAAACTTTCTTCCGGAATTTTTTCTTATGCCCAGCCCAATCCGTTTTTTGAATCTTCCCGGATAATTTTTTCGTTGCCTGTGGCTGCATTCACTTCGGTTGAAATATATAATATGTATGGCGACAAGATGAAAACAATTTTTTCCGGGGGAAAAAATGCAGGCACTCATTCTGCGGAATGGAATGGAACTAATGATGCAGAACAAAAAGTTTCTGCCGGAATTTATTTCTATAACATACGCGCAATGAATTTTTCTTCGTGCGGGAAAATTCTTTTGTCCAAATAA
- a CDS encoding gliding motility-associated C-terminal domain-containing protein, producing MKPTESVRNIFLIVGIICIPAFLFGKNFSGDEKKSESKQLASRWMNNQPVRFEENNGQMSDFEGKPVPFVLFRASARGMDVYITEKGLTYVFRKTEEEKDDEDENYSSSFRENEKVNVQWCRIDAELKDAVIKKENIVTVSPSETNLNYFLGNCPQGILRVKQYEKITIKEIYPGIDWVFYNSSSKGFKYDFIVHAGADYSRIKFIYSSAQPLKINPDGALEIPTSLGKLKEQAPVSYDKNTSIKVPTKFVSHFLEENKTEITFQVAESYNHSSDLVIDPQLFWATFFGGSDYDEGIMSATTDAGGNLFVGGYTQSSIGFPIQNSSNAYNQGIIAGGWDGFVAKFSNAGVLLWCTYFGGNGNDFGFSVAYDGTSGSLFFSGITLSASNFPLVNPGGGAYFVNSFSGGAQYGDAFVAKFNSSGGLVWSTYFGGSGEEWWGNSLAIDANSDLFIVGKTTSANFPLQNSAGAYYQPANAGGGDIFISKFSNGGALLWSTYYGGAGDEQGFAVASDGANIFVTGFTTSASPTPLPTLNPGGGAYFQGTNMGSNDAFILEFSNAGVRSWATYYGGTADDYGYSIVTDIPGNIFVSGATTSANFPLLNSAGAYYQAANAGGSDAFILKFSNTDVRQWATYYGGSGNEYSNSVFFVPSYDNLAVDKCNNVYMSFETSSTNIPTLQSCDNNYFDNSFNGGSLQPSDNFLIAFSNSGIQKWATYIGGNGNDIRGALAVDVNDNLFIAGEWDEVTNSASYPVTNPGGGAYFDGTYNGGALPYDHDAFIMKFLKSPCFCFTSAIQGQCTKMCLGGCQTINVTVSGGTPPFTYQWSPNIGNGPGTYTVCPTSTTIYTCQVMDSNGDTANSALSGACLVTIFPQYTGVSASTIQPLCFNGTGTATVTVTGATSPFTYNWNTSPAQTSQVATGLSAGNYSVVITDANGCTDTDSVTIVNPPPISLTTASVNNSCTTPGSASVSASGGSSPYSYSWSNGNTTSAISGLAAGNYSVTVQDANGCTNTASVTIVNSGNIPVVTVSPANSTICSGQSVTLTASGSGNYSWSTNQTTASIIVSPSSSSSYQVQLDSSGCTNVASAAIVVVPSPTATISPNVSVCAGQSAVLSASGGNNYLWNTGATSSSITVSPSVTATYSVVVANGNCTSAASVSVAVFPLPTPTISGNTLLCAGDISTLTASGGNFYSWSTGATSSFIVVNPSASTTYSVIASNSNNCTASSSVNVAVLSPPVALASSATICNGNSATLTASGGGNYLWSNGNTSSSIIISPTVSSNYSVIVSAGSCSDTAYSSVTVNPLPSPTIFGNTTLCLGDAATLTATGGGNYLWNNGSTSASILVSPNSSTNYSLTVTNNNCSATDSISVFVFPPPTAFLNGNATLCAGQSVVLFASGGGNYLWSTGATSSSILVAPAATTNYSVLVSIGSCNDSAFASVVVNPNPNAGVASNVTITAGQSATLTASGGGAYQWSNSSTDNPMVVNPSATTVYCVTVKDANNCSDTACAVVTVIPEPIDCSHAFGEDAFVLPNAFSPNDDGKNEKFHLLDIALLTSCVKEVYIAVYNRWGEMIFEDKQINFSWDGTFRGKPEDAAVFAYYLKAVLNNNNEVKKKGNVSLMR from the coding sequence ATGAAACCAACTGAAAGCGTCCGGAATATTTTTCTGATTGTAGGAATAATTTGTATTCCCGCGTTTCTTTTTGGGAAAAATTTTTCGGGCGATGAAAAAAAATCTGAATCAAAACAACTGGCTTCGCGGTGGATGAATAATCAGCCCGTACGCTTTGAAGAAAACAACGGGCAGATGAGCGATTTTGAAGGCAAGCCGGTTCCGTTTGTTCTTTTCAGGGCATCTGCGCGCGGAATGGATGTTTACATTACAGAAAAAGGATTAACCTATGTTTTCCGGAAAACAGAAGAAGAAAAAGATGACGAGGATGAAAATTATTCTTCTTCTTTCCGCGAGAATGAAAAAGTAAATGTGCAGTGGTGCCGCATTGATGCCGAACTAAAAGATGCGGTGATAAAAAAGGAAAATATTGTTACCGTATCTCCTTCTGAAACAAACCTTAATTATTTTCTTGGAAATTGCCCGCAGGGAATTTTAAGAGTGAAGCAATATGAAAAAATTACCATCAAAGAAATTTATCCGGGAATTGACTGGGTGTTTTACAACTCTTCGTCAAAAGGATTTAAATATGATTTTATAGTTCATGCCGGAGCAGATTATTCCAGAATAAAATTTATTTATTCCAGCGCGCAGCCCTTGAAAATAAATCCGGATGGTGCTCTTGAAATTCCTACTTCGCTCGGAAAACTTAAAGAACAGGCGCCAGTTTCCTATGATAAAAACACATCCATAAAAGTTCCTACGAAATTTGTTTCTCATTTCCTGGAAGAAAACAAAACCGAAATAACTTTTCAGGTTGCGGAATCGTATAATCATTCTTCCGACCTTGTTATTGACCCGCAGCTTTTCTGGGCAACTTTTTTCGGAGGCAGCGATTACGATGAAGGCATAATGTCTGCCACCACCGATGCGGGCGGAAATTTATTTGTGGGCGGCTACACACAATCTTCAATCGGATTTCCAATTCAGAACTCTTCCAATGCGTACAACCAGGGAATAATTGCAGGCGGATGGGATGGGTTTGTTGCTAAGTTTTCAAATGCAGGCGTTCTGCTCTGGTGCACTTACTTCGGGGGAAACGGAAACGATTTTGGTTTTTCTGTAGCATATGATGGAACGAGCGGAAGTTTATTTTTTTCCGGCATCACGTTGTCAGCTTCAAATTTTCCTCTTGTAAATCCGGGCGGTGGCGCTTACTTTGTTAATTCTTTTTCCGGTGGAGCACAGTATGGTGACGCTTTTGTGGCGAAGTTTAATTCTTCTGGCGGACTTGTGTGGTCAACTTATTTTGGCGGAAGCGGAGAAGAATGGTGGGGAAATTCTCTCGCGATAGATGCAAACAGTGATTTATTCATTGTCGGAAAAACAACTTCTGCAAATTTCCCTTTGCAAAATTCTGCCGGAGCATATTACCAGCCGGCAAATGCAGGTGGCGGAGATATTTTCATTTCCAAATTTTCTAATGGGGGCGCGCTGTTGTGGTCAACTTATTATGGCGGAGCAGGGGATGAGCAGGGATTTGCGGTGGCAAGTGATGGTGCGAATATTTTTGTAACCGGGTTCACCACTTCTGCAAGCCCAACTCCGCTTCCCACTTTGAATCCGGGAGGAGGCGCATATTTTCAGGGAACAAACATGGGAAGCAACGATGCCTTCATTCTGGAATTTTCCAATGCGGGTGTTCGTTCGTGGGCAACTTATTATGGCGGAACTGCCGATGATTATGGATATTCCATCGTTACAGATATTCCGGGAAATATTTTTGTTTCGGGTGCAACCACTTCAGCAAATTTTCCGCTGCTGAATTCTGCGGGTGCATATTACCAGGCGGCTAATGCCGGAGGAAGCGATGCTTTCATTCTGAAATTTTCAAACACAGATGTCCGTCAATGGGCTACGTATTATGGCGGGAGTGGAAATGAATATTCCAATTCTGTTTTCTTCGTTCCTTCTTACGATAATCTTGCGGTGGATAAATGCAATAATGTGTACATGAGTTTTGAAACTTCTTCCACCAACATTCCCACATTGCAATCGTGCGACAATAATTATTTCGACAATTCATTTAACGGTGGAAGTTTGCAGCCCTCCGATAATTTTTTAATAGCATTTTCAAATTCAGGAATTCAGAAATGGGCAACGTATATTGGCGGAAACGGAAATGATATTCGCGGAGCGCTGGCGGTAGATGTGAATGATAATTTATTTATTGCCGGTGAATGGGATGAGGTTACAAACTCTGCTTCTTATCCTGTTACAAATCCCGGAGGAGGAGCGTATTTCGATGGAACCTATAACGGAGGCGCGCTTCCTTACGACCATGATGCATTCATTATGAAATTTCTGAAATCGCCATGTTTTTGTTTTACTTCTGCCATTCAGGGACAGTGCACAAAAATGTGTTTGGGCGGATGCCAGACAATTAATGTAACCGTTAGCGGAGGAACTCCTCCTTTTACTTATCAATGGTCTCCCAACATCGGTAATGGACCAGGCACTTACACTGTTTGTCCTACTTCAACTACTATTTACACTTGCCAGGTGATGGACTCTAATGGTGACACGGCAAATTCCGCACTAAGCGGTGCCTGCCTGGTTACTATTTTTCCGCAATACACAGGAGTGAGCGCAAGCACCATTCAACCTCTTTGTTTTAACGGCACGGGAACTGCAACCGTTACAGTAACAGGCGCAACCTCTCCTTTCACTTATAACTGGAACACTTCGCCTGCACAAACTTCGCAGGTTGCAACCGGACTTAGTGCCGGAAATTATTCGGTTGTTATAACGGATGCGAACGGCTGCACCGACACCGATTCGGTTACCATAGTTAATCCGCCTCCAATTTCTCTGACCACTGCATCGGTAAATAATTCCTGTACAACACCGGGAAGTGCAAGCGTGAGTGCAAGCGGAGGAAGTTCGCCTTATTCGTATTCATGGTCAAATGGAAATACAACAAGTGCGATTTCCGGATTGGCGGCAGGAAATTATTCGGTGACGGTGCAGGATGCAAATGGATGCACGAATACTGCGAGTGTTACCATTGTAAATTCCGGAAATATTCCCGTTGTAACTGTTTCTCCTGCTAATTCCACTATTTGTTCGGGGCAAAGTGTTACGCTTACAGCATCGGGCAGCGGAAATTATTCATGGAGCACCAATCAAACAACTGCTTCCATAATTGTTTCGCCTTCTTCTTCTTCTTCTTATCAGGTGCAGTTGGATTCAAGCGGATGCACGAACGTTGCATCGGCAGCCATTGTTGTTGTTCCATCGCCAACGGCAACTATTTCTCCGAATGTTTCAGTTTGTGCCGGGCAATCGGCTGTTCTTTCTGCTTCGGGAGGAAATAATTATTTGTGGAACACTGGTGCAACTTCTTCTTCCATTACTGTTTCTCCGAGTGTAACTGCAACTTATTCGGTTGTTGTTGCGAATGGAAATTGTACGAGTGCTGCTTCGGTTTCGGTTGCTGTTTTTCCTCTTCCCACTCCAACTATTTCCGGAAACACATTGCTATGTGCCGGAGATATTTCGACACTTACAGCAAGCGGTGGAAATTTTTATTCGTGGAGCACAGGCGCGACTTCATCTTTTATTGTTGTAAATCCCTCTGCAAGCACAACCTATTCTGTTATCGCATCCAATTCGAATAACTGCACGGCATCATCTTCTGTAAATGTTGCAGTTCTTTCTCCCCCGGTTGCATTGGCAAGCAGCGCAACCATCTGCAATGGAAATTCCGCAACGCTCACTGCCAGCGGTGGAGGAAATTATTTATGGTCGAACGGAAACACTTCTTCTTCGATAATAATTTCTCCGACTGTTTCTTCAAATTATTCCGTAATTGTTTCTGCCGGCTCGTGCAGTGATACAGCGTATTCCTCGGTAACGGTGAATCCGCTTCCTTCGCCAACCATTTTTGGAAACACTACTCTTTGCCTTGGAGATGCGGCTACGCTTACGGCAACGGGCGGTGGAAATTATTTATGGAACAATGGCTCCACTTCTGCGAGCATACTAGTTTCGCCAAATTCTTCTACGAATTATTCGCTTACGGTAACAAATAATAATTGTTCAGCGACCGACAGCATTTCTGTTTTTGTTTTTCCTCCGCCCACTGCATTTCTTAACGGAAATGCCACGCTTTGTGCCGGACAGAGTGTTGTTCTTTTTGCAAGCGGAGGCGGAAATTATTTATGGAGTACAGGTGCAACTTCTTCTTCCATTTTAGTTGCTCCCGCTGCTACAACAAATTATTCTGTACTTGTTTCCATAGGAAGTTGCAACGATTCTGCTTTTGCATCGGTGGTGGTGAATCCGAATCCCAATGCAGGTGTTGCATCCAATGTTACAATTACTGCCGGGCAATCTGCCACGCTTACTGCAAGCGGTGGGGGCGCATACCAGTGGAGCAACAGTTCAACCGATAATCCGATGGTGGTGAATCCTTCCGCGACAACTGTTTATTGCGTAACGGTGAAAGACGCGAACAACTGCAGCGATACTGCCTGCGCAGTGGTGACTGTAATTCCCGAACCCATTGATTGTTCTCATGCCTTTGGCGAAGATGCATTTGTTCTTCCCAACGCATTTTCTCCGAACGATGATGGCAAGAACGAAAAGTTTCATCTTCTCGATATTGCCTTGCTTACAAGTTGCGTGAAAGAAGTTTACATTGCTGTTTACAACCGATGGGGTGAAATGATTTTTGAAGACAAGCAGATTAATTTTTCGTGGGATGGAACCTTCAGGGGAAAGCCGGAAGATGCCGCTGTGTTTGCTTATTATCTGAAAGCGGTTTTAAACAACAACAATGAAGTGAAGAAAAAAGGAAACGTAAGTTTAATGCGATGA
- a CDS encoding PorP/SprF family type IX secretion system membrane protein, which translates to MNKSSKNVSSLWDETVRKIRKRNFRYFSFIIFTSAICHFTSYIYSQDIHFSQFTQSPLTVNPANAGTTSWVRSQVNFRNQWNNMVPYNTIAASFDQKVKKRWQQREGKTRTLLFKSASSSGLGWGVNAYNDKAGDGRIGTLQGNFSLAYQVQLAKEKMLAGGMQLGFVQRTINYNNFNWENQYDAASGNFNHALSAQENLSGSHYIYPDVAAGLIYTYKKNERYMRGNDQRDIQAGISVFHFNRPKYSFFDEGERLHSKLIFHASGILGIKNSNMALVPGILFTQQVRNREILFGSLIRYLLKEDSKYTGYVKGAAISLGGYYRNNDAFVAAGFLEFSSYGIGISYDINVSKLRTATNGIGGFEITLRFLNPSPFLFTKASFN; encoded by the coding sequence ATGAACAAATCTTCGAAAAATGTTTCATCCCTATGGGACGAAACGGTACGAAAAATACGAAAGAGAAACTTTCGTTATTTCTCATTCATCATTTTTACGTCTGCCATCTGCCATTTTACATCTTACATCTACTCGCAGGACATTCACTTTTCGCAATTCACGCAATCGCCTTTAACCGTTAACCCTGCCAATGCGGGCACCACTTCCTGGGTACGTTCGCAGGTTAATTTCCGCAACCAGTGGAACAACATGGTTCCTTATAATACCATTGCCGCTTCGTTCGACCAGAAAGTTAAAAAGCGCTGGCAGCAGCGCGAGGGAAAAACAAGAACGCTTCTTTTCAAGTCGGCATCTTCAAGCGGTTTGGGCTGGGGGGTGAATGCGTATAATGATAAAGCGGGTGACGGGCGCATAGGCACCTTGCAGGGAAATTTTTCTCTTGCTTACCAGGTGCAACTTGCCAAAGAAAAAATGCTGGCGGGCGGAATGCAGCTCGGGTTTGTTCAGCGTACCATTAATTACAACAACTTCAACTGGGAAAATCAATACGATGCCGCTTCCGGAAATTTTAATCATGCCCTGAGCGCGCAGGAAAATTTATCGGGCAGCCATTATATTTATCCCGATGTGGCGGCAGGACTTATTTATACCTACAAAAAAAATGAGCGTTACATGCGCGGCAACGACCAGCGCGATATTCAGGCGGGCATTTCTGTTTTTCATTTCAACCGCCCCAAGTATTCTTTCTTTGATGAAGGAGAACGGCTGCACAGCAAACTGATTTTTCATGCCAGTGGAATTCTCGGAATCAAAAATTCAAACATGGCGCTGGTGCCCGGAATTTTATTTACGCAGCAGGTTCGCAACCGCGAAATTCTTTTTGGCTCGCTCATCCGTTATTTGCTGAAAGAGGATTCAAAATATACCGGCTACGTGAAAGGCGCTGCCATTTCGCTGGGAGGTTATTACCGCAACAACGATGCCTTTGTGGCGGCAGGGTTTCTGGAGTTTTCCAGTTATGGCATTGGAATAAGTTACGACATTAATGTTTCAAAACTCAGAACCGCCACCAATGGAATTGGCGGTTTTGAAATCACGCTTCGTTTTCTGAATCCTTCGCCTTTCCTTTTCACTAAGGCGAGTTTCAATTAG